ATTTGGATTAGGAAATGCACATCAACTGTGAAGCTTTCAGAACTGGTGAATGGTGAATCAGTGGGTTTCTTTTCCTCCGGTAGGGGCTTGAGCCAAGGTGATCCATTATCtctcattttatttaatttagtaATGGAAGTCCTGAGCAAAATATTAAAAGGTGGCTGTTGAAAGAAACTGGCTTAAGGGCTTCACTACAGGAGCAAGAGGGCAAGAGGAATTGTTATACATATCTGACAATGACGACGAACCAATCTTAAAGAGCAAGAAGAGCAGATAAGAATTTTTGGGTTAATTCTGCTGGTTTTTAAAGGGAAAATTATTCTTTATCAAAAAGTCACTTATTCGGTCGATGAAGGAGATGACATACTGAGACTGGAAGATTTATTAGGATGCAACTTGCAAGGTAGAAAACAATGTGTGGGCATGCCGCAGGGGAATAACTTCAAAGCTAAAAGCATAGAAGTGTAAATGTGAACAGCAAGTGGCAAATTGGAAAAGACAATACTTGTCATTGGGAGGTCAATCGGTTCTTATCAGTGTTTTTAAATCCACCGTTTTGTCACTCAAAGCGGCAAAGTAATGCAAAGTGAGAGGCATCATCACTTCATAAGCAATAAAGCACAAGTTATATGAACAAGAAATACTTGATTGTTTGAATCTCAACTTTGATGAGTTTGGATTAACATTGACATTATTGTGTATTCGATGTTGAAATTAGTTtcttattaaaatttgattactattattattattattgttgttggtactAAGTCATATATGTATGGTATTGAACATTTTCAGAAATTGTGCAATTATTTTAAAGACGCTTGCGCTTCATTTCTCACTTTCCGCTTCAAGGCCCATGGACTTAATGGCTTGTCTGTGCATTTCTCTTCTTAAAACATCGGTGCTTACAAACTCAGTACTGGATGCATTGCCAACATATATTATGTCCATATTCCCACTTCATGCAGAGGTAGGAAAAAGTATAGAGAAAAGAATTTTCATGGTCAGGCAACAGGAAGAAGAAACATACAATTTGATAAACAGGAACACCACCAGAGCAGTCAAAGAAAGGATAGGTTGGGAATAAAGAAGTTGGGAATACACAATCAAAGTCTACTACTTAAATGGATTTGAAGATTTACCAAAGAAGGAGCCCCCTGGAGAGAAGTGGTAAGAGAACAAAAATAGAAGGCCACTGGGTAAAATTAAAGCAGTAATCATGTCCTGCAGGATGGGAATCTGGAAGAACATCAGCCGCCTGTGGAATAGTTGAGGTAACTTGAAGTTTTAAGAGCTGGTAGGTAAATACATTTACGGCTTGATGGATAGATAAACCAATCCCCTTAAAGGAACAATACCCTGAAATCTTCAAGATGGCACTATGGCAATATATCCATTCAGCAGTAATTGCAGAATATTGGTCCCCAAAGGGTGGGACATTCAAATTTGAATGCATGACAACAACCGGGTATTACAGAGCATACGCCAACTACTCCAGCTCATAGGGAACACCAAATATTACATGACAGCCCAGATTCTTTTATTTGGCAAGGAAGCAAAAAAGGTCAATATACAGTCACTACCTCGAGCAGTAAAACAAAGTCGTTATGGCTATGTTGCTAAGGCCTCATTCGTTTGCGCACTTATGGAGGTCTGAATTAGAATCATTTAGAACTCTGCCCATTAAGTGCATTTGTTTTTTCACTTTTAAAACATCTTAATGAATCTGAATGAATCAGATCTGTAATCAAGTCTTAACACTATTCAGACTTTAAATACAAGCTTTCTTTCGCTCTCCCACTCGGCACTCACGCCATTCTTCTTTCTGCCAAAATTATTTATCCCATTATATTTTTCTCCAATAACTAGTTGCAAGCCAAATTATTTCCTCAGCGAGatctcaaaatttttatttggaACTATATATCTTGATTCCATGTTTTAAATGGCAAATTTTGTTTTGAGATTAGGGTTTTAAAAGACCCTTCCAAATATAATTTAAGACCAGTGTGCATTGAAGAAAATGGCAAATTTGGATGAGATGGGTAAATTCCCCTATTACAATGAAGAGTTGCAAATTGTTGTTTGGCCAGGTTACTTACAAGGATGCCCGCATATCTTTCGGCATTATTCGCAAAACCAAAAATTAGTAAATTTAGCCTCGACTTCATTCCCTTATCTTGTTAAACCTTTCTTCTCTATTCCATGATTCTATCGTGACCACATGCTAAATGCAACAAAGACATTTTCTAGACAACAAAACgatgacaaaaatattatctttttgTAAGTGGTTTTGCTTTCATTGTTTTGTtggataatttttattaatatacaAATTTATGTTGAATTTCAATTTTACTATAACCACATTTGTTACCGGTAATTATTTTATTGGTATAAAATTTGATCtccttatttattttgttgtatatttataATGTTTAATTATGGATAAATTATGCACATTCAGATGTTAAACAAATAGTCCTAAGGAagtgtttggattgacttttacTAAGTGGCTTATAAGCTAAAAGCCATGAGTTGGGGACACCCAACTTTTGGCTTTTCTTTAAAAACTTTTTCAGCCTATAAAAAATGCTTAAAAGCACTTATGTGTTTTCCAAACACTTCCAAAACTAAAAAAGAGCTTAAAAGTCAAAAGCcacttaaaataagccaatccaaacacccACCTAATCATCCAATGTTCAGATCCATAGACCACATCTTAATATACAGATGTcttaatcttaatgaaaacaaatgaggcctaTCTTATACTAGGGAAaattatttggaaaaataatgcacCACACAAATTGAGATGTTTCAAATGGCTAGTAGCACATTAAGCATGTTTAACACAGAAATTTACCGAGGAGAGGAATGATTAAATGTGACAATTGTGGGCTTTGTGAAGAAGGAGATGAGTATACACGTCATCTATTCATAAACTGTGGAATGACAAAGCAATTATGGGACAATGCAGAGCTTGCTGGAACTTCAGGGGTGCATGCAAAGAGCTACCAAAGATTTGCTGCAATGGTGGTacaagaaattaagaaaactagGAAAATGTGGAGCATCATCCTTGTAACAAATTTTTTTAGGTGGGTAGGGCGAGGGTCGAGGGCCATTGGGGTGACGTGGGAAGAGGACCAGAGAAGTTATGATGGAAAGAGGGAATTTTTCTCAGTTcagattattttctttttgcttTTTTGGAATAGGGTGGAAGATGAACATGGCATAGATGGGATGATAGAATCTCTCAATTCAATGAACGTGCAGTATGCAAACTGGTTTATTGTTATTTTGAAAGGCACAGGCCTGCTTCTACAACAACCAGTTATCAATATTTTTCCAGTAAGGAATCATCATAAAGTTCTTTTTTAAGGCAACCCAGTCAATTACCACAAATCTTACCTTGTAAATGTCTTCTGCTTCAAGAGCTGCTCAAGCTCTGAGAATGCGCCGTCCCCAGAGCTGCACGCATCATTGTCACCTTCTTGTCCTGCCACCACCAGTGCTCCAGCATACTCCTTCACAGAGAGGAAGAATTGTTCCACATAGGGACCACTTTTATCAGCATTaaccatatatatacatttaagGTAGAGAATATATTTCTTAATAGCAGTGCTCTTAAAAGTAAAAAGCGCAAGGTGTGACAAGGTTCATGGGCTAGAGGTGAAAAGTGAAACGCATAATTTACCCAAAAAAAACACtaatacccaacatatatgaaTTTAGTACTACAGTACTCAACTTGTAACTAAAGTAACTAATTTTCGCATCACATACACATTAATACTGATATTAATCCAACTCATTAAGATTGAGATCCAAAGAATCATCcgtattttttcattttatcacTTTGTGCGTCATTGTATGGAGCACAGATTTCTCCGAGGGGCATGGTTTCACCCTTGAAGCAATAACACCTCGCATTGCATTGCTTAAAGGGGTGACTTTTAATAACACAACTTAACAGATAAATTATAGAACCCCTTTGGTTACAAGACCAGCAAAAGAAAAAACGACAGTCGGCATAGAAGGAATACAAAAGTTGTCATGTATAGGAAGACAGATGATCCACAATCCACATAATCAAATTATAGTAAATCAGCACATTCCTCCTACAAGATTTGCATGGTGTTATCAGCTTTCATCAGGAATTGAAAGTGAAACATACATTTCTTAATAGATTATGATTCTAGCAGCACAAAGTAATACACAAGCTACAATGTCTTGGAAGACATATGATCACATAATCAACTAAGATCTGGTTGTAAAGGCACCATACCTTTGCAAACAAAGTTCAAGAATAATAAACTTACATTAGGACGTGACTCCTGAGGCAGATTCTGTGATTCTTGGCTTGGTCCTGTTTATATCAAAACAAAACCATGCATCAACTAAAGCAATTGCTGAAAGCAGAATAGAAAGAGAATGCTACTAGTACACCATTGGCAGATCAATTCCTCTTCAATAATACCAATCCATCAACTGCGCCTTAATCCCAATCTAGTTGGTGGGCTGGTGTCAAACCAAAGTAGCATTCCAACAGAAATTATTGCCACTTACAACCAAAAAACTGAATAGCCAGTGGGTTTATCGGCTGACAACAATGATCAGAAGGAAGAAGGAGATAATGGAAACTAACCAAGTTGGAATGTCTATCATATCAACAAAGTCGAAAAAAAAACAGCTAATTTTATGAAAACAGTTCAATGCATTCTCAGTGACAATATAGGCTCAGTTAGAAATATGTAAGACTGTCTATTAAATTTGAACCCCTTGGGATAttccaaaaaaaggaaaaaagaagaactCCATCCTCGTAACTATACAAGCTCGAGTAGCAAGGAGAACAATATTGTATATTAAAGTCAAACCTCATAATAATATCAAACAAGGTAAAAACTCCATCCTGTTAGAAAAAAGCTCAAGTAGCGGCCCAAATCAGTAAGCAAATGTTCTGCTACAAACCCAAATGAACACAACTACTGGTTTCTCAAGTTTCAGGGTCAGACAAAGCAAAATTACCAACTTACAACTCTAGCCATATACCCAACGAACCCAAATTTACAGCACCAAAAACTTCAAcaatgaaaaaacaaaaactcTTTGCGCTACTACACATTAATATATTCATCATTGAACAACCTACACACACTCAGATCCAATCATCAAGATAAAGCTCATCCTttgttcctcccaaaagagcaaaaaaaaaaaaactctttccTCCAAAATATATCCAATTTTCACACTACATGTAACATGAGTCCAAAAATCGCATAACTACGTCTTCAGGAAACACATCGAAAACAATACCAAAATTACATCATTTccttgaaaaaaaatgataaatcacACAACTTCAGCAATAAATAGAAAACCTGGAGGTGGAGATGGAGGTAATGGCGTGGGAGGAGGAGGAAGGCGTTTAGTGAATATGGAGGAAAAGAAGCGATGAGCACCGGAAGTTATGAGCTTTGCCGCGGGATCAACCACAAGCTTTGTGAGCCAACTAGGGTTTCGGAGGGCCGTCGGTGGACGATCGTACGGAGTCGTCTGGTTCCGTCGTAACGGCCTCTTCCTAAACTTCCCTCCGATTCCTCCTCCTTCATAATCTCCCGCCGACGCTGACGCCGCCGTCCCATCACCCGCCGTCGACATTTTACTGAAAGCTTCGAGAAAACAGAGAAGAGAGAGAACACCGCTCCAAGTACCAAAATTGAAGAGGGAGAAATGTGGAGAGGGAAATTAGGGTTTTATTTCGTAAGACAGACAACAGAAAGAGATGCccattattattttgatgataaaatagtaccaaaaatattattcgtttcatttctaaaaatagttttattcaattattttattattttaaaatttaaaataaaattaattattttttcataatttactAGAATAATATTCATTTAAGTGATTATATCTTAAAACATATGTAAAAGTAAAATAGCGAAGAAAAAAACTCCGCATAAATGCTTCTTAATAGACAggtaaagaaaataatagaagTACTCTCATTTCGATTTATGTAAATTTAATTTGCTTAAATAATGCCaaatgtataataaattatattttttctcgTATCAATTATAAAAGATcgattaaaatttatataatctGAATTTTGCAAAATGATGaacaaaaatttattgtttttcttttgttgATTATTTGAACGTTGTTGATTTAGAAAGTTGGCGGGCCAATTTGGGGGACCAAATTATTGGCGCCTGTGACTGTAACTTTAGTATTGCTCACCTTACTATGTTTAGTTTAGTTCAGTGCTTGCCAAAAAAGTACACCAAATTGTATCATTTTTCagtcttcaaaaaaaaattattataaccaatcttatattttaattatatttattggactaatttaaatttacgtaGCAAAAGGAATTCGGAAACAAAATAATGCAAGAATTATTATTGCAATTGAAATAAATGGCAAAATGCAaccaaaatataaatgaaattaaCATGTAATCTACATGCTAAATCGATAAAGTTAAGCTTTTCAGATTAACGAATGTTTTTAGGTCACTATTGCCTAATATACGACGACAACAACGTATTCAATGAAATCTTATAAATATAACAATGAAATATATGTGTTGTGCACCCAATTTTAAAACTCCAGCCTTGACCGATAGTGAcccatcatttttttattttagtttttttaattttcgaCGCGATGTCTGATGCCCTAATTGAAAGTCGATTAAATTTGAATCATACACTGCAAAGTCCATTTTCCATTTTAAGGGTTAGCGCTTCCAACATGATGTTCTTCCATACTCAAGACTCGATCTCATGACCCATTGTTGTTGGCCCCTCCAAACCGTCATTGATGGCAATTTTAAGGTTTTCCAACCTCGAAAATTCGCTCACATTGTTACTTTATTTGAGTTataaaatccaattttggcTTTAAAATTCGAAAAAGAGTAGATTTTCTTCACATTGATAAACTTAAGTGATTATGTGAAACAGACCTAGGATTTCTATAACGTTGGTGCACCTactaaaaaaggagaaaaaaataagtGTTATGGAAGAATTAATCCATATTCATTTAGGTAAATAACTTTTCATTCAACCAAGTACACCATTTGACCTTTTCAGAACGACGAGTGCTAGCAAATAATACTAGATTAATtctaaaatatatgtacataaaatACGTGATTTGATGGAGAGACCATGAGGACATGTTCACTATAAATAAGCTTATACCCCACCTCAATGAAGGTAATTTCTATACATGTTTAGTCcaaaactaataattataagcGTGAATGACATCTATATGGACAAAAAAATTAAGGGAAAAAAAAGGcacgataaagtgaaatatcaattgtttaacTTCTCCTCTTCACGACGAACTCATTGGCAAGAAAAAGTATGTCTTATAACCTTGATGACGACACTAAAGTGTACATTAAGCGAGGCAATATTTTGAACTTCGCTTTAGGGCTTAGGTGCGCCCTTGACAACACTCTGCtttaaaaaaaaaccttttgGTCTGATTCAAACTCAAACACTACCAAATCCCCTAAGCCAGAGACTAGAGTTCATAGGCAGAAACTTGACTCAAAGGGGGTTGGGGTCTTTACCCTGTAGATGCTCTCATTGATGAAAAATCTGATTCCAAAGAATTGAATCCTGTGAGCAGAATGATTGTTTTTGGCTCACAGTTGAAGGGATAGTGAATGGCATTATGTAACAGTGACTAAGAAATGAATACCTCAGAAATTAAGAAGGAAAGAGTGATCAACTGATCATAGCAGAGAAATCAGAGAACCCCTACCCAGTTGGCTAACAAAGAAATCTAACATTCGCAAACATCAAAAGGTAGTTGTGTGAGCATGTAGCCAAGTGATCGACTCCAATGAGAGAGAAATAAGTGAAAGAAGGATTTGTATGGAGATTTCGACGTTAGAATGTCCTAGAAGAATGAAAGGATTGCTCAGACCCACAATCAACAGTGAAAATAGAGTAGCAAAACCCAGACAAAGAAGTCGAGAGAAACATACAAAATACGTTAACAGAAGCAAATGAtccccataaaaaaaaaatcaaaagaaaaacaatagaTATTGACCCAAACTAAATAGGAAGAATGAGAGCAAGAACAGAAACAGGGAGAAAGCATGTAGAAAGGTGAACAAACATtctttgaaagaacaaagaaagTAAGGGAAAAACTAATCTACCTGTAGCGATATCCAATTTACACATACAGGTCTGCGAAAACAATTGAAAGAAagcaaaccaaaccaaactaaaaaaaataaaaataaataaagaacaaGTGCAAATAGACTTTCAGATGCCGAATGAAGACTGAATCGATAATCTCTAAAAAGAAATAGAGTCAGATATTTCGATGTTCATCAAGAACAAAGGAAACTAAGTAGAACTCAGAAATTCACATACAAATGGAAAAAAAGTGTAGAGATTAGCGAACAAATTATCATAATCTACGAAAAAACTCAAACAGTATGTTTcttccaaaaaagaaaaagagcttTCAGTAGgaaagaaaaatccaaaaaagtCAAATTCAACTGTCCAGAAATACCAGAATTTAGTTGTTTAAGGCATATTGTCAAGCACCTCGGCTGCATCAAAGCTCTTGTCTATTTATTCACTATTTTTGCTCCAGAAGGAATTCCAAATGTGCCCAAAAGCGTGTTTACACCTATGCAAGGAATTTCCAACCATGCATGTGATAATCGGATATGCACAATCCAAGAAACTATTGAAAAGagtagtaaaataaaaaatcccaGTTGCAACAACATGCTGAAAACTCGCATCTCCGCATTTCAGTTTGTGAAAGCTCAAGGCATGTCAATTACTTTATAATTGATCACACTCCACGGAAATGGCATCCAGCAACCTTTTACCTTCATCGGTCAGCTCTATGTTCTCCATTTTAATCCGTCGACGCATGATAGGACTTGTTTTTTCAGAAGCTATATAAGTTCTTAACAAAGATTCAAATATGTCAACCCCCAACTCATCCTTAGTCTTCTTCAAAATTTCCACAAAGTGTTCTGCACCAGTGACATCTTTATTTTGTTCAAAATGATTCATGAATTTTGATACGATGGCAGATGATGGAAACCACTTGCCACCATCACCCCTTCCCATTGAAACAGCTTTGTCAACACAATCAATTGCTGATTTGATATCCCCATTTTTCAAATAATAGTCCATGAAGATCTCCCATGTCTTAGCATTGGGCTTAGCTCCACTCCTTCGGGCCCGTTCCTTGAGCTGTTCAGCTTTCTCCAGGGAACCTTGTTTAGTGTAAGCTCCTATAAGAACATTTGCCACACGTATGTCATAAGTTGGGCATCCAGACTCCCATTCCTTGAAACATTTCTCCGCACCTGGTAAGTCATTCAAGTTAACTAAAACTTGGATCATGTTAAGATAGCTTATGTTTGCTGTTCTGGGAAAAGCAAGCCTCAAAGAACGCCATACACGATATACTTCAAGCAAGTTTCCAACACGACCATACAATGTGATCAGAAACTGGTAAGCAGTAATATTGCGGCATGCATTTTTCTTCTCCAGTTCCTTGAGTGCCTTCACTGCTTTATCAGTTAAGCCAGCATCTACATATATCGATG
This Solanum dulcamara chromosome 1, daSolDulc1.2, whole genome shotgun sequence DNA region includes the following protein-coding sequences:
- the LOC129900410 gene encoding pentatricopeptide repeat-containing protein At1g60770, which encodes MASFIQKFSLKTKNIGKRSTKKYLEDALYKNLFKEGSEENHVRKNLNQFLKSHKSAYKWEVGKSLKVLRQRKLYAPALKLSETMEKRGMNKTISDQAIHLDLVAKSKGIEAAESYFLNLPETSKDLLTYCALLNCYCKELMTEKAEALMEKVKELKLSLSSMPYNSLMTLYTKIGHPEKIPAIIQEMKANDVMPDSYSYNVWMRALSSMNDISGVERVIDEMKRDGRVAEDWTTYSNLASIYVDAGLTDKAVKALKELEKKNACRNITAYQFLITLYGRVGNLLEVYRVWRSLRLAFPRTANISYLNMIQVLVNLNDLPGAEKCFKEWESGCPTYDIRVANVLIGAYTKQGSLEKAEQLKERARRSGAKPNAKTWEIFMDYYLKNGDIKSAIDCVDKAVSMGRGDGGKWFPSSAIVSKFMNHFEQNKDVTGAEHFVEILKKTKDELGVDIFESLLRTYIASEKTSPIMRRRIKMENIELTDEGKRLLDAISVECDQL